Part of the Candoia aspera isolate rCanAsp1 chromosome 1, rCanAsp1.hap2, whole genome shotgun sequence genome, CAGGTACTGTAAAAGGAAATGTGAATGCTATAAAAGTAAGGGTGTGTGAATGTCAGAGATAACAAGAGGAAtataaatcattataaaaagaactGAAATAACATTTGAGGCATATAGAGGAGAATTTTATCTGGAATTAGAGCATATTGCGTCGACAAGGATCACTGGGGAAGAATCTGTAGACTGCTATTTTGGTGCTTAATTGTCTGTAAGGAATAAAAGCAGATTTACTGGAAGAGATTCGAATCCCTCCATCCTTCACTTAATGTCTTAGCATTGATTATGATTTGTTATGCATTAACCAATCTTGGCTTAATACTGACTAAGATCCTCCTcctttgtaattttttcccaGCACTCAGACATGCCAGAGGAAATGCGAGTAGAGGCCATGGAATTATGTGTCACTGCATGTGAGAAATACGCCACCAACAATGAGGTATTGACTCTAAATCCTCTGTATTTGGTGATGACCCCAGATATGCTCCGGTTACTCATTTTTAACCACCTCTTCCAAAAAGGAAAGGTAATAGAGGAGCCAAGGAATCTACATTCTTATAGACTCCAGTgtcatttatatatattaaaaataatcatagtTTGTATGACTGCCCTCTTAACTCTGCCTTTGATGCTAAATCTTTTTCTATAAAAGATTATTTAAGACTTCTAAGTGACTATGGAGCAGTTTTTCCCAACATGGTGCCTTTATTCTTAAAACTTTGCACTGCACGCTAAGATTTGATCATGTTAACTGTGATAATTTTTTTGTAGCTCAGCAACCAGTGTTGTGTGTACTTAGCCCCCTCAGTTAGCACATAGTTGTTTCCATTAGAGGAACTGGATTCAGGTCTTGGTTAGGGCAGAAAAATGCCTGCTAAGCTCCATTCAAGCATCCAGAAGAGTGTTAATCATGCAAATGTTTTAGAGAAGCCCTGCTCCCCACCCATGTCACTCAGATGACATTGACTCCTGCAGGCACTGGCGTTTAGCACAAATGGCTGCTGCAGAGTCGCTGTGGTAGTTTCCTCATTAACCACGAAAAAGCAGCATATGTGAAGCTTTCCTCCTGCAGACATTTGTGCAAGTCTCTGCAGGAGGGGATGTCGTTTGAGGAATGTCAGGAAGGAAGTGGGGGGTTTCTGTTCCCAATATTTCAACTGATGAATGGAGCTAGTAGGATAAAGACCTTTTGTTACATACGTTAAAGATCGTGGCAATAAATATGCTGATTTTCTCCTATTAGCTGTTTTGTGAGTGACCAGATGTGGACATACGTTACCTACAGCTCAGGCTATCCCTTTGTGCATTCCCTCAAACAACAAAATCTTCTCTGATCAGATTCAGCTCGACTTCCTGGATACAAtcatgtagttttcatggcaacagtacagatgtggcttgccattgcctttttctggcaTGTTTTTTGGACTTCCTCACCTAGTCTACAGGTCTGTACTCCCTGGAGATACTAACCAGGCCCcagcctgcttagcttccaagcccagcgTTGCCCAGGTGTTGCTACCTGCTGGGACAGTCCATGAAAGCTTTTGTTCTAGTAGCATTTTTATGAGAccaaacatacattccatttcagtaacttgttgcctttctctttctgcttctGTTCTCTTCCGTGTTGAACTTTTCCTTCAGAGTGCTGCCAAGATGATCAAAGAGACAATGGACAAGAAATTTGGCTCTTCCTGGCATGTAGTGATTGGTGAAGGCTTTGGCTTCGAAATCACCCATGAAGTGAAGAACCTGCTGTACATGTTCTTTGGAGGCAGCCTAGCAGTTTGTGTTTGGAAATGCTCCTGACACATTATTTTGCTTTTGAAGCTCACCACATGCaggatacattttttttccagacttttaattgttttttgtaCAATTCAAAGGgcagctttatttttaataataaaaatgttgggctttttcttatttatatgcAAGTTTTATGAGAAATATTTAGTGTGTATCTGTAAATCTGTTTGAGCTACCTAATCCAGCTCATAGAGTGTTTGATTCTGATTTTACCAATGTGTCTTCTTGCTTAGAGGTGGGATTGTGCAAGAGCAATTGGGTTTATGAAGCCATACATTGGAGGTAGAGTGAGAATTTTAACCCaaatttgctgctgcttctccttgctATCCTTCCCGCTTTCTGAGAGCAGACCTGAAAAGAAAGGCAGCGGATTTCTTTCTGCCTAGGTGACAGCTGcgggcttgaaaaaaaaaaagccagtgagTGGTTGCTAAAATGATTGCCTCGCCGCCTCACTATACCTAAAGAGCACTGATAGAATTTATGAAGCATACGGTGCAGAAATAGAGCTATTTTGCATAGTATGGGGATGGGGTGGGAGTATCATGATGCCGATATGTTCAGAAGCTGGTGATGGGAAGAATGGGCCTGACCTACCCATTTCTTATACTTCTAAGTACAATTGTACTTCCATTTTGTAGGCTGATGCCATCACAGGGGCTTTTGGTTAATGGAACGATCCTAATTGTATTTTCTATATCCCTTGTTAGAATTTGGAATGGAAAGGGGATTTACTTTTTAcaataaaaacttttttaaatgCATGACTCCTGAGAAATTCTCCTAGAATCCTGTGTATGTGCATGAATGGTGGGGGACCAGTGGGTATGAGCTTCCAGCATAATCCGAAGATCTCTTACAGCATGACTGAGTTCAGTGTTATAGCTCAGTTAATGCTTATTTCACCATATTGTGGCTCACCTCCAACCTTCCTCTTGGGACAGCAGAGATTGCTATTCAGTTGCTGAGTGACAAGTGCATGTATTATAGTTTAACTAGAACTGAGCCATGTGATGATCATAGTTCTTAATTCATAGCTGCCCTCTACAGTTGACGTGCAATCCCAAGACGTGTCTTAAGGTGTTTCAAAAAGGTGCCATATGCACTCATGCACTTCAAAACCTGATCTCTGGTTAGCCCTAATGTCATACTTTAAATATAGGAGACGTGCTCTGTGATGTAACAGTTTATTTACATAAGTGGTTAACTGCTGTAGAATcattccactgaaatcaacaggacaaatgcTTTATccctttcagaaaaaaacaagaaatctctccttgcatatttttccttttcttacccTTACCATAATATCTGGCCATCAGATTACATACCAAGATGTAACAAAACTGCCTCCCAGCACAAGTTTCTGAAAAAAGCTGGACTGGAACCACTATAGAAGGGTGCCCCCAAGGCCAAATCCTGCCAGTCTGTTA contains:
- the DNAL4 gene encoding dynein axonemal light chain 4 — translated: MADTGEGKKEEADYKRLHSFPLIRHSDMPEEMRVEAMELCVTACEKYATNNESAAKMIKETMDKKFGSSWHVVIGEGFGFEITHEVKNLLYMFFGGSLAVCVWKCS